The following are from one region of the Neorhodopirellula lusitana genome:
- a CDS encoding TlpA family protein disulfide reductase: MQITLTPMTTRYCLIVLMLFACLAGLGRFNGSTVAAEPPAETTPAETTPAETTETEGDETPSQTVDADSEGAEEIDPLAVPDGSVEDLFEFMADLLKKAPRQKPPELLDSLNAVVKTAAKIRTVEGVTLDEEIQAIQRQLQIQSFLVRMAPNQKQEFEDFVQSLAEDERPQIQGIGMVYQMQPEIRAVRSKTNEEQLDLIARVNKVLDTIGPSRNAYSLGSQLARGLEAGSPNLAITVYEDLAARLQSSDEAEIQSLADRLQGAIRQLKLVGNPIELSGPTDQDKPFDWDAYRGKIVLVDFWASWCGPCRGEIPNMKRNLAAYADDFDIVGINMDTKQATMEKYINSEDIGWVNIIGEEETGTGWDHPIAKHYGVSGIPKAILVDREGIVVSLSARGRKLDQLLADLIGPLPEEETDADAEEEEPSEDSDETADDKPTDN, encoded by the coding sequence ATGCAAATCACGCTTACGCCAATGACGACGCGTTACTGCCTCATCGTCCTGATGTTATTCGCTTGTTTGGCGGGACTGGGGCGTTTCAACGGATCGACTGTTGCAGCGGAACCGCCTGCGGAAACAACGCCCGCTGAAACAACGCCCGCTGAGACAACGGAGACCGAGGGCGACGAGACACCTTCACAAACGGTCGATGCCGATTCCGAAGGAGCCGAAGAGATCGATCCTTTGGCAGTCCCCGACGGATCCGTCGAGGATCTCTTCGAGTTCATGGCCGACCTACTCAAGAAAGCTCCACGGCAAAAACCACCAGAGCTTCTCGACTCGCTCAACGCCGTAGTCAAAACCGCTGCGAAGATTCGCACCGTCGAAGGCGTTACTCTTGACGAAGAAATTCAGGCCATTCAGCGACAACTGCAAATCCAAAGCTTCCTGGTTCGGATGGCACCCAATCAAAAGCAGGAATTTGAAGACTTCGTCCAATCGCTAGCGGAAGACGAAAGACCACAGATTCAGGGCATTGGTATGGTTTACCAAATGCAACCCGAAATCCGTGCAGTTCGATCCAAGACCAACGAAGAGCAATTGGATTTGATCGCCCGAGTTAACAAGGTACTCGACACAATCGGCCCTTCCAGAAATGCCTACTCGCTAGGATCCCAACTCGCTCGGGGGCTGGAAGCTGGCAGCCCCAACTTGGCAATCACTGTCTACGAAGACCTAGCCGCTCGCCTGCAGTCCAGCGACGAGGCGGAAATCCAAAGCCTCGCGGATCGTTTGCAAGGTGCCATTCGCCAACTCAAGCTAGTCGGAAATCCCATCGAACTAAGCGGACCGACTGATCAAGACAAGCCGTTTGACTGGGACGCTTACCGAGGCAAAATCGTGCTGGTCGATTTCTGGGCCTCGTGGTGTGGACCGTGTCGAGGTGAAATCCCCAACATGAAACGTAACTTGGCCGCGTACGCCGATGATTTCGATATCGTTGGAATCAACATGGACACCAAACAAGCGACCATGGAAAAGTACATCAACAGCGAAGACATCGGTTGGGTGAACATCATCGGCGAAGAGGAAACCGGCACCGGCTGGGACCATCCCATCGCAAAACATTATGGCGTTTCGGGAATTCCCAAAGCAATATTGGTTGACCGCGAAGGCATCGTCGTCTCCTTGTCGGCAAGAGGTCGAAAGCTAGATCAACTTCTGGCTGACTTAATCGGGCCGCTTCCCGAAGAAGAAACGGATGCAGACGCCGAAGAAGAGGAGCCTAGTGAAGATTCGGACGAGACTGCCGACGATAAGCCGACCGACAACTAG